A single genomic interval of Streptomyces sp. NBC_00663 harbors:
- a CDS encoding ATP-binding protein produces the protein MGRRSMRSDRTLFERESELAAVDEALGELTGLRADGAEPVGQPRGALLAFAGPAGLGKTTLMAEVRRRAAARGCTVLSARGGDQEQRVAFHVARQLLQPRFAGAAEADLRAQLGSWYDIVGPALGLCAPTDGAPPDPQGLRDGLDWVLTHLAVQRAPVVLALDDAHWADPESLRWLAAFAPRAEELPLLVVVAYRPDELPDHAESFRGLPGRAGGRPIDLEPLSAVAVAGLVREALGTHADDAFCHECWAVTAGNPFEAVELTAKVHDRGLHPTEAGAHLLRDLAAAVKGSGLIARLERLGTSSVRFAWACAVLGTEIHPMLAAAVAGLGHEEAADAADALRGARVLTGAETLEFVHPLIATAVYRAIPSGVRVALHGQAAWCLINDGQGPSAAARHLLETHPDGDAWVVQQLRAAAGETLRSGAPDAARSYLARALREPPPFEDRATVLYELGSASLLTEPATTVNHLRAALDEPIAEPGLRHHIVYRLSQVLAHSDRLAEASDTLAREIRVTEDARVKLRMLSEQFMWDAFRADEPDHPSRSRRLAKLADRLKGRDLTERYIIGLRTWDAVLRGEPAHVALQHAERALAGGLGWAEPDRGFEVPVLVALAFMYADRPGRTEELFAAGIADFERQGWRGGHLSFGYTLLAYVRYRRGRLAEAEDFVRAGLRLAERVGPGTPAHWYAVGILIEVLLARGRVTEAARTAEDHAFSEPFPAAVVFPDAQTVYGELLLARGLTKDAVGQLASAGRRLDPRGIRNPAWCPWQLHLARAESHDTPERALTTALEALSRARQFGTPSAIGQALRTAAEVSSGSARVKYLEESVAHLECSPAAYELACALVSLGTELRRTGRAAEASEHLYRGLDAAVQCGADGLVEAAREELAAAGLRPRRLHSTETDTLTTRERAAATLAAEGRTRPEIARELHLDEQAVVRLLSAVYRKMGTDSTGLREALKGT, from the coding sequence ATGGGGCGGCGCAGCATGCGGAGCGATCGCACGCTCTTCGAGCGTGAGAGTGAACTCGCCGCTGTCGACGAGGCGTTGGGAGAACTGACCGGGCTGCGCGCGGACGGCGCGGAACCGGTCGGGCAGCCCCGCGGCGCGCTCCTCGCCTTCGCCGGACCCGCCGGACTCGGCAAGACGACCCTGATGGCCGAGGTCCGCCGCCGCGCCGCCGCCCGTGGCTGCACCGTCCTGTCCGCCCGCGGCGGCGACCAGGAACAGCGCGTCGCCTTCCATGTCGCCCGCCAACTGCTGCAACCCCGGTTCGCCGGCGCCGCAGAGGCCGACCTCCGTGCCCAGCTGGGCAGTTGGTACGACATTGTCGGCCCCGCCCTCGGCCTGTGCGCCCCGACCGACGGCGCCCCACCCGACCCCCAGGGCCTGCGCGACGGCCTCGACTGGGTGCTCACCCATCTCGCCGTGCAGCGCGCCCCGGTGGTCCTCGCCCTCGACGACGCGCACTGGGCGGACCCCGAATCCCTGCGCTGGCTCGCCGCGTTCGCGCCCCGCGCGGAGGAACTGCCGCTGCTCGTCGTCGTCGCCTACCGGCCCGACGAACTCCCCGATCACGCCGAGTCGTTCAGGGGCCTGCCGGGACGCGCGGGCGGCCGGCCCATCGACCTCGAACCGCTCAGCGCCGTCGCTGTCGCCGGTCTTGTCCGTGAGGCCCTCGGCACCCACGCCGACGACGCGTTCTGCCACGAGTGCTGGGCCGTCACCGCCGGCAACCCCTTCGAGGCCGTCGAGCTCACCGCCAAGGTCCACGACCGAGGCCTCCACCCGACCGAGGCCGGCGCCCATCTGCTGCGCGACCTCGCCGCCGCCGTCAAGGGCAGCGGCCTGATCGCCCGCCTCGAACGCCTCGGTACCTCCAGCGTCCGCTTCGCCTGGGCCTGCGCCGTGCTCGGCACCGAGATCCATCCCATGCTCGCCGCCGCCGTCGCGGGCCTCGGCCATGAGGAGGCCGCGGACGCCGCCGACGCCCTGCGCGGCGCCCGCGTCCTCACCGGCGCCGAGACCCTGGAGTTCGTCCACCCCCTCATCGCCACCGCCGTCTACCGGGCCATCCCCTCCGGCGTCCGCGTCGCCCTGCACGGCCAGGCCGCCTGGTGCCTCATCAACGACGGGCAGGGCCCCTCCGCAGCCGCCCGCCACCTCCTGGAGACCCACCCCGACGGCGACGCCTGGGTCGTCCAGCAGCTCCGCGCCGCCGCCGGCGAGACCCTCCGCTCCGGCGCCCCCGACGCCGCCCGCAGCTACCTCGCCCGCGCCCTGCGCGAACCGCCGCCCTTCGAGGACCGGGCCACCGTCCTCTACGAACTCGGCAGCGCCTCCCTGCTCACCGAACCGGCCACCACCGTCAACCACCTGCGCGCCGCCCTCGACGAACCGATCGCCGAGCCCGGCCTGCGCCACCACATCGTCTACCGGCTCTCCCAGGTCCTCGCCCACAGCGACCGTCTCGCCGAGGCCTCCGACACCCTCGCCCGCGAGATCCGCGTCACCGAGGACGCCCGCGTCAAGCTGCGCATGCTCTCCGAGCAGTTCATGTGGGACGCCTTCCGCGCCGACGAACCCGACCACCCCTCCCGCTCCCGCCGCCTCGCCAAACTCGCCGACCGCCTCAAGGGCCGCGACCTCACCGAGCGGTACATCATTGGCCTGCGCACCTGGGACGCCGTCCTCCGCGGCGAACCCGCCCACGTCGCCCTCCAGCACGCGGAACGCGCCCTCGCCGGCGGTCTCGGCTGGGCCGAGCCCGACCGCGGCTTCGAGGTACCGGTCCTGGTCGCGCTCGCCTTCATGTACGCCGACCGCCCCGGCCGCACCGAGGAACTCTTCGCCGCCGGCATCGCCGACTTCGAACGCCAGGGCTGGCGCGGCGGCCACCTCTCCTTCGGCTACACCCTCCTCGCCTACGTCCGCTACCGCCGCGGGCGTCTCGCCGAGGCCGAGGACTTCGTCCGCGCGGGACTGCGGCTGGCCGAACGCGTCGGCCCCGGCACCCCCGCCCACTGGTACGCCGTCGGCATCCTCATCGAGGTCCTCCTCGCCCGCGGCCGGGTCACGGAGGCCGCGCGGACCGCCGAGGACCACGCCTTCAGCGAGCCCTTCCCGGCCGCCGTCGTCTTCCCCGACGCCCAGACCGTCTACGGCGAACTGCTCCTCGCCCGCGGCCTCACCAAGGACGCCGTGGGCCAGCTGGCCTCCGCGGGCCGGCGCCTCGACCCGCGTGGCATCCGCAACCCCGCCTGGTGCCCCTGGCAGCTCCACCTCGCCCGCGCCGAGAGCCACGACACTCCCGAACGCGCGCTCACCACCGCCCTCGAAGCGCTCTCCCGCGCCCGCCAGTTCGGCACCCCCTCCGCCATCGGCCAGGCGCTGCGGACGGCGGCGGAGGTCTCGTCGGGTTCGGCCCGCGTCAAATACCTGGAGGAGTCGGTCGCCCACCTGGAGTGCTCACCCGCGGCCTACGAGCTGGCCTGCGCGCTCGTGTCCCTGGGCACGGAGCTGCGGCGGACGGGGAGGGCGGCGGAGGCTTCCGAACACCTCTACCGGGGGCTCGACGCGGCCGTGCAGTGCGGCGCCGACGGACTGGTGGAGGCGGCCCGGGAGGAACTGGCCGCGGCGGGGCTCCGACCGAGGCGCCTGCACAGCACGGAGACGGACACCCTCACGACCCGAGAGCGTGCAGCGGCGACGTTGGCGGCCGAGGGCCGTACGAGGCCGGAGATCGCGAGGGAACTGCACTTGGACGAGCAGGCCGTCGTACGCCTGCTGTCGGCTGTCTACCGAAAGATGGGAACAGACAGCACAGGACTGCGGGAGGCACTGAAAGGGACCTGA
- a CDS encoding CGNR zinc finger domain-containing protein: MQDPTNGDARLALDLALTIRHDGHGGVTDDLTDPAGLTDWVRAHPDTAPSGFVAGDAELAAVRELRAAVRALFARAVRPGAPSPADAARLMPLPAALDALNTAAARTPTVPVLHWAEDAEPVVEHRVSGAEDDLTAVLARAATAFLAGPDRQRLRACHAPRCVRYFLKEHPRQEWCKPACGNRARVARHHDRHRRPADSLGE; this comes from the coding sequence ATGCAGGACCCGACGAACGGCGACGCCCGCCTCGCCCTCGACCTCGCCCTCACCATCCGCCACGACGGTCACGGCGGCGTCACCGACGACCTGACCGACCCCGCCGGACTCACCGACTGGGTGCGCGCCCACCCCGACACCGCCCCCTCCGGTTTCGTCGCCGGGGACGCGGAGCTGGCCGCCGTACGCGAACTGCGCGCGGCGGTCCGCGCCCTGTTCGCCCGCGCGGTACGCCCCGGCGCGCCCAGCCCCGCCGACGCGGCCCGGCTGATGCCGCTACCGGCGGCCCTCGACGCCCTCAACACGGCGGCCGCCCGCACGCCCACGGTCCCCGTGCTGCACTGGGCCGAGGACGCCGAACCCGTCGTGGAGCACCGGGTGTCCGGCGCCGAGGACGACCTCACGGCGGTGCTCGCGCGGGCCGCGACCGCCTTCCTCGCCGGCCCCGACCGCCAACGGCTGCGCGCCTGTCACGCGCCGCGCTGTGTGCGGTACTTCCTCAAGGAACATCCACGACAGGAGTGGTGCAAGCCGGCTTGCGGCAACCGGGCACGGGTGGCCCGGCATCACGACCGGCACCGGAGGCCCGCCGACAGCCTCGGCGAGTAA
- a CDS encoding universal stress protein: protein MSTLPVIAAVDGSHDSLRALDWALDAARRRRAPLRVVHVRQYAAWAQPDVLVAGPPAPDDDPVLDEVRDRLADVAERPVMEYLAVEGAPSAVLPELGSAAQLLVLGSRGRGGFASLLLGSNGMAAARDAECPVVVVPRPGREVHDGEDLAVEPGPRVVVGLQVDAPDEATLAFAHTEAAVRGARLQVVAAYQWPLQAWAVPGELVPPVIDQDVVEGETRTLAEGFLAPHHKRHPDVPVDLGAAPGDAAGHLVAASKDAELVVVGRHRRRLLAPTRMIGSVTQAVLLHAASPVAVVPPEAANG, encoded by the coding sequence ATGAGCACCCTGCCGGTCATCGCGGCGGTCGACGGCTCGCACGACAGCCTGCGCGCCCTCGACTGGGCGCTGGACGCCGCCCGCAGGCGGCGGGCACCGCTGCGGGTGGTCCATGTACGGCAGTACGCCGCCTGGGCCCAGCCCGACGTCCTGGTCGCCGGGCCGCCCGCGCCGGACGACGATCCGGTGCTCGACGAGGTGCGCGACCGCCTCGCGGATGTCGCCGAGCGGCCGGTCATGGAGTACCTCGCGGTGGAGGGCGCGCCGAGCGCGGTGCTGCCCGAACTGGGTTCCGCCGCCCAGCTGTTGGTGCTCGGTTCCCGGGGGCGCGGCGGTTTCGCCAGTCTGCTGCTCGGGTCCAACGGCATGGCCGCGGCCCGTGACGCGGAGTGCCCGGTGGTCGTGGTGCCCCGGCCGGGCCGCGAGGTGCACGACGGTGAGGACCTGGCCGTCGAGCCGGGGCCCCGCGTGGTCGTCGGCCTCCAGGTCGACGCCCCCGACGAGGCGACGCTGGCCTTCGCCCACACCGAGGCCGCCGTGCGCGGCGCCCGCCTCCAGGTCGTCGCCGCCTACCAGTGGCCGCTCCAGGCCTGGGCCGTTCCCGGCGAACTCGTGCCGCCGGTCATCGACCAGGACGTCGTCGAGGGCGAGACCCGTACCCTCGCCGAGGGCTTCCTCGCCCCGCACCACAAGCGCCACCCGGACGTGCCGGTCGACCTCGGCGCGGCCCCGGGCGACGCGGCCGGGCATCTCGTCGCCGCGTCGAAGGACGCCGAGCTGGTCGTGGTGGGCCGCCACCGGCGCAGACTGCTGGCGCCGACCCGGATGATCGGGTCGGTGACACAGGCGGTGCTGCTCCACGCGGCGAGCCCGGTGGCGGTGGTGCCGCCGGAGGCGGCTAATGGGTGA
- a CDS encoding DUF397 domain-containing protein yields MAETTIQQQPLMGWDKPELDLTTAEWQSSSRGRGDVQIAFVEGFIAMRNSGRPESPSLIFTPAEWGAFVSGAREGEFDLT; encoded by the coding sequence GTGGCCGAGACCACCATCCAGCAGCAGCCGCTCATGGGCTGGGACAAGCCCGAGCTGGACCTCACCACCGCCGAATGGCAGTCCAGCAGCCGTGGCCGGGGGGATGTCCAGATCGCCTTTGTCGAGGGATTCATCGCGATGCGCAACAGTGGCCGCCCGGAGAGCCCTTCCCTGATCTTCACACCCGCCGAGTGGGGCGCGTTCGTGTCGGGCGCGCGGGAAGGGGAGTTCGACCTCACCTGA
- a CDS encoding thiolase domain-containing protein, whose amino-acid sequence MSKEPVAVVGIGQTKHVAARRDVSIAGLVREAARRALDDAELTWADIDAVVIGKAPDFFEGVMMPELYLADALGAVGKPMLRVHTAGSVGGSTALVAANLVAARVHATVLTLAFEKQSESNAMWGLSLPIPFQQPLLAGAGGFFAPHVRAYMRRTGAPDTVGSLVAYKDRRNALKNPYAHLHEHDITLEKVQASPMLWDPIRYSETCPSSDGACAMVLTDRAGAARAPRPAAWMLGGAMRSEPTLFAGKDAVSPQAGKDCAADVYRQAGIADPRRDIDAVEMYVPFSWYEPMWLENLGFADEGEGWKLTESGVTELDGDLPVNMSGGVLSTNPIGASGMIRFAEAALQVRGQAGEHQVDGARKVLGHAYGGGSQFFSMWLVGSEPPDA is encoded by the coding sequence ATGAGCAAGGAGCCCGTGGCCGTCGTAGGCATCGGCCAGACCAAGCATGTCGCCGCGCGCCGGGACGTGTCGATCGCCGGGCTCGTCCGGGAGGCCGCCCGACGCGCGCTCGACGACGCCGAGTTGACGTGGGCCGACATCGACGCCGTCGTCATCGGCAAGGCGCCCGACTTCTTCGAGGGCGTCATGATGCCGGAGCTGTACCTCGCCGACGCGCTGGGCGCGGTGGGCAAGCCGATGCTGCGGGTGCACACGGCGGGCAGCGTCGGCGGTTCCACCGCCCTCGTCGCCGCGAACCTGGTCGCGGCCAGGGTCCACGCAACCGTGCTCACCCTCGCCTTCGAGAAGCAGTCCGAGTCCAACGCCATGTGGGGGCTGTCCCTGCCGATCCCCTTCCAGCAGCCCCTGCTGGCCGGGGCGGGCGGGTTCTTCGCGCCGCACGTGCGCGCGTACATGCGCCGCACCGGCGCACCCGACACGGTCGGCTCCCTGGTCGCCTACAAGGACCGGCGCAACGCGCTCAAGAACCCCTACGCCCACCTCCACGAGCACGACATCACCCTGGAGAAGGTCCAGGCCTCGCCCATGCTCTGGGACCCCATCCGCTACTCCGAGACCTGCCCGTCCTCCGACGGCGCCTGCGCGATGGTGCTCACCGACCGGGCCGGAGCCGCCCGCGCACCCCGCCCGGCGGCCTGGATGCTCGGCGGCGCGATGCGCAGCGAACCCACCCTCTTCGCGGGCAAGGACGCGGTGTCGCCGCAGGCCGGCAAGGACTGCGCCGCCGACGTGTACCGGCAGGCCGGCATCGCCGACCCGCGCCGGGACATCGACGCCGTCGAGATGTACGTGCCGTTCTCCTGGTACGAGCCCATGTGGCTGGAGAACCTGGGCTTCGCCGACGAGGGCGAGGGCTGGAAGCTCACCGAGTCCGGTGTGACCGAACTCGACGGCGACCTGCCCGTCAACATGTCCGGCGGCGTCCTGTCCACCAACCCCATCGGCGCCTCCGGCATGATCCGCTTCGCGGAGGCGGCGCTCCAGGTGCGCGGACAGGCCGGGGAGCACCAGGTGGACGGTGCCCGGAAGGTGCTCGGGCACGCCTACGGCGGCGGATCGCAGTTCTTCTCGATGTGGCTCGTGGGGTCCGAACCCCCTGATGCGTGA